The following proteins are encoded in a genomic region of Debaryomyces hansenii CBS767 chromosome G complete sequence:
- a CDS encoding DEHA2G23518p (similar to uniprot|P38862 Saccharomyces cerevisiae YHR171W ATG7 Autophagy-related protein that is a member of the E1 family of ubiquitin-activating enzymes) produces MSSVSASTERKHIKFTPIQSFVESSFFTKLSELKLDEFKLDSTKKEIKGFLTHPKRLNKFNDYPTINFDYSSFDKGPDVNEDNNISWKGYIYNVNTIEEFKDIDKQAILKRWGTEIYNEIQDGSVDLSYECFNKVHVLAFCDLKKYKFYYWFAFPTLHSPWNIIGADGDSLKKFIPSIKEFVETSKFVQFFQINDGNIIERVSEFQESKIFVFIDTCLSQACTPSVQLKNYLYVLARKGFENIDLIIYRNNGNSFYWKLQLDKDKLGINEVPRISGWERLSNGKLGPRLADLGSLIDPQELAKQAVDLNLKLMKWRIAPNLDLDIIKNQRVLLLGAGTLGSYVSRALMGWGVRNITFVDNGRISYSNPVRQPLFSFKDCFSDEGQGEWKAIRAANTLKEIFPDVQSKGYNLEVPMIGHPVNNETKQKSSFDKLSDLFDDHDVVFLLMDSRESRWLPTVLGLAKNKIVLNAALGFDSFLVMRHGNISNANNDDTRVGCYYCNDVVAPNDSLSDRTLDQMCTVTRPGVALMASSLAVELFISMLQHPNKQYAEPGPSNNLILGEVPHQIRGFLHNYSQSKLQTPNYKHCSACSKYVIDKFNELGWEFVKNCLNDVTYLEETCGLLKVQQEADLASSELLKDLELSDDDDSEWLD; encoded by the coding sequence ATGTCGAGTGTGTCTGCATCTACTGAGAGGAAGCACATAAAATTCACGCCTATCCAGTCATTTGTGGAGTCATCATTCTTCACTAAATTATCAGAATTGAAGTTggatgaatttaaattagaTTCAACTAAGAAGGAAATTAAAGGGTTTTTGACTCATCCCAAAAGACTAAATAAGTTTAACGATTATCCTACGataaattttgattattctAGTTTTGATAAGGGTCCGGATGTAAACGAAGATAACAACATTTCATGGAAGGGTTATATCTATAACGTCAACACGATCGAAGAGTTTAAAGATATAGACAAGCAAGCGATATTGAAGCGTTGGGGAACTGAAATCTACAATGAAATCCAGGATGGTAGCGTAGACTTGAGTTACGAATGTTTCAATAAGGTGCACGTTTTAGCATTCTGTGAtctaaagaaatataaattttattattggttTGCATTTCCAACTTTGCATTCACCATGGAACATAATTGGAGCTGACGGAGATTCTTTAAAAAAGTTTATTCCAAGTATCAAGGAATTTGTTGAAACTTCCAAGTTTGTACagttttttcaaataaacgatggaaatattattgaaaggGTCCTGGAATTTCAGGAAAGCAAAATCtttgtatttattgataCATGTTTAAGCCAAGCATGTACCCCTTCTGtgcaattaaaaaattacCTATACGTCTTGGCTCGAAAAggttttgaaaatatcgatttaataatatatagaaataatgGCAATTCTTTCTATTGGAAATTGCAGCTCGATAAGGATAAGCTTGGTATAAATGAAGTCCCAAGAATACTGGGCTGGGAAAGGTTAAGCAATGGAAAGCTCGGTCCTAGGCTTGCTGATTTGGGTTCGTTAATTGACCCCCAAGAGTTAGCCAAACAGGCAGTAGATTTGAACCTAAAGTTGATGAAATGGAGAATAGCACCAAATTTGGATCTAGACATAATCAAAAATCAACGAGTTTTGCTTTTGGGTGCTGGAACTTTAGGCAGTTATGTTTCCAGAGCGCTTATGGGATGGGGTGTTAGAAATATCACTTTTGTTGATAACGGAAGAATCTCGTATTCTAATCCAGTTCGTCAACCTTTGTTCAGCTTCAAAGATTGTTTTAGTGATGAGGGACAAGGAGAATGGAAGGCCATACGGGCGGCAAATACTTTGAAGGAAATCTTCCCAGATGTTCAATCTAAGGGTTACAATTTAGAGGTGCCTATGATTGGGCACCCTGTTAACAACGAAACCAAACAAAAATCAAGCTTTGATAAACTAAGTGATTTGTTCGATGATCATGATGTGGTGTTCTTGTTAATGGATTCAAGGGAATCAAGATGGCTCCCTACAGTTCTAGGTCTTGcaaaaaacaaaattgtCCTTAATGCTGCATTGGGATTTGATAGTTTCCTAGTAATGAGACATGGAAATATATCTAATGCTAACAACGATGATACGAGAGTAGGCTGCTACTATTGTAATGACGTTGTTGCACCAAATGATAGTTTATCTGATCGTACATTGGATCAAATGTGCACTGTAACTCGACCAGGCGTTGCATTGATGGCTTCGTCATTAGCTGTTGAATTGTTTATCTCGATGTTGCAACATCCCAATAAGCAGTATGCAGAGCCTGGcccttcaaataatttgatattagGTGAAGTTCCGCATCAGATTAGAGGCTTTTTACATAATTACAGTCAAAGCAAGCTACAGACTCCGAATTATAAACATTGTTCTGCATGCTCGAAATATGTTATAGATAAGTTCAATGAACTAGGGTGGGAATTCGTCAAGAACTGTCTCAATGATGTTACGTACCTCGAAGAAACTTGTGGACTATTAAAAGTTCAACAAGAGGCTGACTTAGCATCTTCTGAGTTATTAAAGGACTTGGAACTAagtgacgatgatgatagTGAATGGTTGGactag
- a CDS encoding DEHA2G23540p (weakly similar to uniprot|P38863 Saccharomyces cerevisiae YHR172W SPC97 Component of the microtubule-nucleating Tub4p (gamma-tubulin) complex), translating to MTSFISSQMGDVEQDIVVLSDQPNVLNTCVNQPNRGRSKTRPYPLSELNDLKIQQGLIIKDLLFSLIGYEGCYIRYSEKYDPSEINSKIRGPDFKIAKHLDISLKCITKKLVKFGKYYSGLNGFLELYDRPEFGKVVQRLCFAISEFLIVYQQVIKHIEDEFKFNSTFNLSIFETILNQELSLKLSHFYDIVIAVHTETIERSKYKHQTSESYFNNFIKSIQNDLKETGSIDLATDNVNFEFCKGGILLKIIQDRINAYQGDVISLEFLTKIFDVVSIDYVSMLNKWLINGEIDDSAEEFIIKMNRFPDNPDSPIRRNVEKYWDELYVTRTDGVIDQFSSKDIQLKILATGKYLNIFKTCTGLYDFQQLNELIQPIDRLYSQDLELKINEYYRRANKLLMKLLFEGYQFPSLIDGFQTLFLFKDSSKIDVFLEKSFNDLRKNKHAISTSRLSKLYDDTLQHKKDDFQVKDINKQNSISDNKMNDVLSYCSGLSIDFTNFYDLAEEILNVKSFDAEEAFKNGQNSNIFKALLNNSLERDQINSAGSNISPNSYDPDHSDEYTISGVNLDMDLPFPLNMIVGQNYVLEYQLIFKLQMIVKFINKLIDNTWKEINYSTVWKYTGFHPKIRKWILRCRILNNRMKDFMNDLQFYLNFDIIETNFDSFRQHFKDIQKLLHKERLGSNISHQNINNSGIFGFKNGSLANYNHNNLFDEKIMNHNQNFNDVPNDNLINIDNLINKLGSFLNNILRDSFITNKVLIDVLKNMFDSIISYNHYLNRLKKSLIMSNKDLFHKFSQDYPEKFQNRVMDDESIGTRFKNLDGMLNSHFEIFNDSLTEFIVTMKSHGNLENQSFLILIERLEHCFPDH from the coding sequence ATGACGAGTTTCATATCATCGCAAATGGGCGATGTTGAACAGGATATTGTTGTTCTATCCGACCAACCCAATGTTTTAAACACATGTGTCAATCAACCAAATCGAGGACGTAGTAAGACAAGACCATATCCACTAAGCGAATTGAACGACTTGAAAATACAACAAGGCTTGATAATTAAGGATTTgttgttttctttgattgGATATGAAGGATGCTATATTAGGTatagtgaaaaatatgatCCAAGTGAgatcaattccaaaataagAGGCCCTGATTTTAAGATCGCAAAACATCTAGACATAAGCTTAAAGTGCATTACCAAGAAACTTGTGAAGTTTGGCAAGTACTATTCAGGATTGAATGGATTCTTAGAGTTGTATGATAGGCCAGAATTTGGTAAAGTTGTGCAAAGGTTATGTTTTGCAATTAGTGAATTCCTTATCGTCTACCAACAAGTAATTAAACACATAGAggatgaattcaaatttaattcaactTTTAATCTTAGCATATTTGAAACCATCTTGAATCAGGAGCTTTCACTCAAACTAAGTCATTTCTATGATATCGTCATAGCTGTTCATACCGAAACTATTGAACGGAGCAAATACAAGCATCAAACGAGTGAatcatatttcaataatttcattaaaagCATTCAAAATGATCTTAAAGAAACAGGATCCATAGATCTTGCGACTGATAATgtgaattttgaattttgtaAAGGAGGAATTCTcttaaaaataatacaaGACAGAATTAATGCATATCAAGGTGATGTTATTTCTCTAGAGTTCTTaactaaaatatttgacGTGGTTAGTATTGATTATGTTTCCATGCTTAATAAATGGCTAATTAATGGGGAGATAGATGACTCTGCTGAGGAATTCATAATCAAGATGAATAGGTTTCCCGATAATCCTGATAGCCCGATCCGCCGTAATGTGGAAAAATATTGGGACGAGCTATACGTCACAAGAACTGACGGTGTTATAGATCAGTTCTCAAGCAAAGATATACAGTTGAAAATACTAGCAACCGGAAagtatttaaatatattcaagaCTTGCACAGGTCTTTATGACTTTCAGCAATTAAATGAACTAATACAACCTATCGATAGGTTATACTCACAAGATCTAGAATtaaaaatcaatgaatACTATAGAAGAGCTAATAAATTGCTAATGAAGTTGTTATTCGAAGGATACCAATTCCCAAGCTTAATAGACGGGTTCCAGACACTTTTCTTATTCAAGGATTCTTCAAAGATTGATGTCTTCTTAGAGAAAtcatttaatgatttacgAAAGAATAAGCATGCGATTTCCACATCTAGGCTTTCTAAACTTTATGACGATACATTGCAGCATAAAAAGGATGATTTTCAGGTGaaagatataaataaacaaaatagCATATCTGATAATAAAATGAATGATGTTTTAAGTTATTGTCTGGGTTTGTCTATTGATTTTACTAATTTTTATGACTTGGctgaagaaattttgaatgtTAAGTCTTTTGATGCAGAAGAGGCATTTAAGAATGGccaaaattctaatatttttaaagcattattaaataactCCTTAGAGAGAGATCAAATTAATTCTGCGGGTTCAAACATTTCACCAAACAGCTATGACCCTGATCACTCAGATGAGTATACGATTTCTGGAGTCAACTTAGATATGGATTTACCATTTCCCTTGAATATGATTGTAGGGCAAAACTACGTTCTCgaatatcaattaattttcaaattgcaAATGATTGTGAagttcattaataaattgattgataataCGTGGAAAGAGATTAATTATTCTACTGTGTGGAAATATACTGGTTTTCATCCGAAAATTAGAAAGTGGATTTTAAGATGCCgtatattgaataatagaATGAAAGATTTCATGAATGATCtacaattttatttaaattttgatatcattGAAACGAATTTTGATTCCTTTAGACAACATTTTAAGGACATACAAAAATTGTTACATAAGGAGAGACTCGGATCAAACATAAGccatcaaaatattaataatagtgGCATTTTTGGATTTAAAAATGGTTCATTAGCTAATTATAATCACAATAATctttttgatgaaaaaataatgaatcataATCAGAATTTTAATGATGTTCCGAACGAcaatttgatcaatatagacaatttgattaataaaCTAGGTTCTTtcttaaataatattttgagaGATTCATTCATTACTAACAAGGTTCTAATTGATGTTCTTAAAAATATGTTTGATCTGATTATCCTGTACAACCATTATTTGAACAGGTTGAaaaaatctttaataatgtcAAACAAGGACTTGTTTCACAAATTTAGTCAGGACTATCCAGAAAAATTTCAGAATAGAGTAATGGATGATGAACTGATTGGAACAAGATTTAAAAACTTGGATGGAATGCTAAATTcacattttgaaatttttaatGATTCGTTAACGGAATTTATAGTTACAATGAAGTCCCATGGTAACTTGGAGAATCAACTGTTTTTAATCTTAATTGAAAGATTAGAACATTGTTTTCCAgatcattaa
- a CDS encoding DEHA2G23562p (highly similar to uniprot|P32379 Saccharomyces cerevisiae YGR253C PUP2 Alpha subunit of the 20S proteasome involved in ubiquitin-dependent catabolism), which translates to MFLTRSEYDRGVSTFSPEGRLFQVEYSLEAIKLGSTAIGISTSEGVILGVEKRVTSSLLEHSSIEKIIEVDKHIGCAMSGLTADARSMIDHARVSSLTHNLYYDEDIQVESLTQSVCDLALRFGEGASGEKRLMSRPFGVALLIAGIDKDKGPQLYHAEPSGTFYRYDAKAIGSGSEGAQAELQNEYHKSLTLKEAELLTLKILKQVMEEKLDCKNAQLASVTAEHGFQVYSDEKTNEIIKVLNEQQSEADAEADAS; encoded by the coding sequence ATGTTTTTAACTAGAAGTGAATATGATCGTGGTGTGAGTACGTTCTCACCAGAGGGAAGATTATTTCAAGTTGAATATTCATTGGAGGCCATCAAATTGGGATCCACTGCAATTGGTATTTCAACATCTGAAGGGGTGATTTTAGGGGTTGAAAAGAGAGTGACTTCATCTTTGTTAGAGCATTCATCCATTGAGAAGATCATTGAGGTCGATAAGCACATTGGTTGTGCAATGTCAGGTTTAACTGCGGACGCAAGATCCATGATCGACCACGCCAGAGTTTCGTCTTTGACTCATAACTTATATTATGACGAGGATATTCAAGTTGAGAGTTTGACCCAATCCGTTTGTGATTTGGCTTTGAGATTTGGAGAAGGAGCTAGTGGTGAAAAAAGATTAATGTCAAGACCTTTTGGGGTTGCCTTGTTAATAGCTggaattgataaagataaGGGACCTCAGTTGTACCACGCGGAACCTTCAGGTACATTCTATAGATACGATGCTAAAGCTATTGGTTCAGGATCAGAAGGCGCTCAAGCTGAATTACAGAATGAATATCATAAATCGTTAACTTTGAAAGAAGCGGAATTATTAACCTTAAAGATTTTAAAACAAGTCatggaagaaaaattagacTGTAAAAATGCTCAATTGGCAAGCGTTACTGCTGAGCATGGCTTCCAAGTTTACAGTGATGAAAAGactaatgaaattattaaagttttAAACGAACAACAAAGTGAAGCCGACGCTGAAGCTGATGCTAGTTGa
- a CDS encoding DEHA2G23584p (similar to uniprot|P53312 Saccharomyces cerevisiae YGR244C LSC2 Beta subunit of succinyl-CoA ligase which is a mitochondrial enzyme of the TCA cycle that catalyzes the nucleotide-dependent conversion of succinyl-CoA to succinate) — MLSRNIARASKTVANQKRFLSLHEFRSAALLKTYGVGVPDGSAATTPEKAYEVAKALGTNDLVVKAQALTGGRGKGHFDNGFQGGVKLISSPEEAKELAEKMLGHKLITKQTGEAGKEVTAVYIVERRDARTEAYLAILMDRSTQTPLIVASSQGGMDIEGVAAKDPDAIKSFPVPLEEGVSDKLAIDIASVLGYTQEAIPEAAKTVQNLYKVFMERDCTQVEINPLSETPDHKVLAMDAKLNFDDNAAFRQKEVFSWRDPSQEDPEEVTAAEYGLNFIKLDGNIANIVNGAGLAMATMDIIKLYGGAPANFLDCGGTATPETIEKAFELILSDKKVNGIFVNIFGGIVRCDYVAEGLIAATKNFNLDIPVVVRLQGTNMAKAKELIENSGLKLYAFEDLDPAAEKIVALAPKA, encoded by the exons ATGTTATCCAGAAATATTGCCCGTGCTTCAAAA ACTGTTGCTAATCAAAAAAGATTCTTATCGTTACATGAATTCCGTTCAGCAGCTTTGTTGAAGACCTACGGTGTTGGTGTTCCAGATGGTAGTGCTGCTACTACACCAGAAAAGGCGTACGAAGTAGCCAAGGCATTAGGTACTAACGACTTGGTTGTTAAGGCCCAAGCCTTGACCGGTGGTCGTGGTAAAGGTCACTTTGATAACGGATTCCAAGGTGGTGTTAAGTTAATTTCATCTCCAGAAGAAGCCAAAGAATTGGCCGAAAAGATGTTGGGACACAAGTTGATCACCAAGCAAACCGGTGAAGCTGGTAAGGAAGTTACCGCTGTGTACATTGTCGAAAGAAGAGATGCCAGAACTGAAGCTTACTTGGCTATTTTGATGGACAGAAGTACCCAGACCCCATTGATCGTTGCTTCTTCTCAAGGTGGTATGGACATTGAAGGTGTCGCTGCCAAGGATCCAGATGCCATCAAGAGTTTCCCAGTTCCATTAGAAGAGGGTGTCTCTGACAAATTGGCCATTGACATTGCATCTGTCTTGGGATACACCCAAGAAGCCATTCCAGAAGCTGCTAAGACCGTTCAAAACTTGTACAAGGTTTTCATGGAAAGAGACTGTACTCAAGTTGAAATCAACCCATTATCCGAAACCCCAGATCACAAGGTTTTGGCTATGGATGCTAAGTTGAACTTCGATGACAATGCTGCTTTCCGTCAAAAGGAAGTTTTCTCATGGAGAGATCCAAGTCAAGAAGACCCAGAAGAAGTCACTGCTGCTGAATACGGTTTGAATTTCATCAAGTTAGATGGTAACATTGCTAACATTGTTAACGGTGCCGGTTTAGCTATGGCCACTATGGATATCATTAAGTTATACGGTGGTGCTCCAGCCAACTTCTTAGATTGTGGTGGTACTGCTACTCCAGAAACCATCGAAAAGGCATTCGAGTTAATCTTATCTGATAAGAAGGTTAACGGTATTTTCGTCAACATCTTCGGTGGTATCGTCAGATGTGACTACGTCGCTGAAGGTTTAATTGCTGCTACCAAGAACTTCAACTTAGATATTCCAGTTGTCGTCAGATTACAAGGTACTAACATGGCTAAAGCTAAggaattgattgaaaacTCTGGTTTGAAATTATACGCTTTCGAAGACTTAGATCCAGCTGCTGAAAAGATTGTCGCTTTAGCTCCAAAGGCTTAG
- a CDS encoding DEHA2G23606p (similar to uniprot|Q12481 Saccharomyces cerevisiae YOR287C Protein required for cell viability), with product MAKGTRGKPSVIRPSYDDDSGSDGELANVLQARDEPSDGDDDDMDSISFGALNAAQRKLDQKASKKKGGKAQRRRSDGDRDNSDDSDGDSDGSEEEGDFFETSDDNDQGYNKGKSSGRNPRKQVQKKKSKHAPSESSSKRPVSKVRDIGGLESKSMYRDIRFDPAYGKANLDEVRKNYSFLDDYRQQEVQEMEQVLKKDRNLSHFNKQKLEFKVQSLKSRLDTLNNRDLENKILSEHKKEQLAKFKSGSQANPYFLKKSDKRKLIQKAKFDNMKTSQREKVMERKRKRRLGKEFKELEFNRH from the coding sequence ATGGCTAAAGGTACCAGGGGCAAACCTTCAGTTATCAGGCCATCGTACGACGATGATTCAGGATCGGATGGAGAGCTTGCCAATGTGTTACAGGCGCGAGATGAGCCATCCGATGGCGATGACGATGACATGGACAGCATTTCATTTGGGGCATTAAACGCAGCACAACGGAAATTGGATCAAAAAGCGAGCAAAAAGAAGGGAGGAAAGGCCCAGAGGAGGAGGAGTGATGGAGATCGCGACAACAGCGATGACAGTGATGGTGATTCTGATGGCTCGGAGGAAGAAGGAGACTTTTTTGAGACGAGCGATGACAATGATCAAGGATATAATAAGGGCAAATCAAGTGGTAGGAACCCACGGAAACAGgtacagaagaagaagagcaaGCATGCACCCTCGGAGTCCTCGTCTAAGAGGCCAGTGTCGAAAGTCCGTGATATCGGGGGTTTGGAAAGCAAAAGTATGTACAGAGACATAAGATTTGACCCTGCGTACGGTAAGGCCAACTTGGACGAGGTTCGTAAGAACTACTCGTTTTTGGACGACTATAGACAGCAAGAGGTTCAGGAAATGGAGCAGGTTCTCAAGAAAGACAGGAACTTATCGCACTTCAACAAGCAGAAGCTTGAATTTAAAGTCCAGTCGTTGAAATCGAGATTAGATACGTTGAATAACAGagatttggaaaataagATCCTCTCGGAGCACAAGAAGGAACAACTAGCCAAATTCAAGAGCGGCAGCCAAGCCAATCCATACTTCTTGAAGAAGTCCGATAAAAGGAAATTAATCCAAAAGGCTAAGTTCGACAACATGAAGACGTCTCAAAGAGAAAAGGTCATGGAGCGtaagagaaagagaagattAGGAAAGGAATTTAAGGAATTAGAATTCAATCGTCattag
- a CDS encoding DEHA2G23628p (some similarities with uniprot|Q08742 Saccharomyces cerevisiae YOR286W FMP31 The authentic non-tagged protein was localized to the mitochondria and similar to CA2251|IPF12845 Candida albicans IPF12845 unknown function) — protein MFTLRTLKQSAGPIARNVLTRNTINLSIAYRLPKNHIPKQFSNQLLSQSRLYSVLSTSPEAKLYKYENVKEIINNPSAHPDSLIVDVREPVEYEDGHIPNAINIPFKSSPGALDLSPEEFNDNFGFDKPSKDKELIFYCLAGVRSTAAEELADTFGYKKRGNYVGSYEDWAAKENAKST, from the coding sequence ATGTTTACATTGAGAACCTTGAAGCAATCAGCTGGCCCAATTGCCAGGAACGTATTAACGAGAAATACAATTAATTTGTCGATCGCATACAGATTACCAAAGAATCATATCCCAAAACAATTTTCCAATCAACTTTTAAGTCAATCAAGATTATATAGCGTGTTGAGTACATCGCCCGAAGCCAAATTATATAAGTACGAAAATGTCAAAGAGATCATTAATAATCCATCGGCGCATCCAGATTCTTTGATTGTGGATGTCAGAGAACCAGTTGAATATGAAGATGGCCACATTCCTAATGCGATTAATATTCCATTCAAGTCATCACCAGGTGCATTAGATTTAAGTCCGGAAGAATTCAACGATAATTTTGGGTTTGATAAACCAAGCAAGGATAAAGAATTGATCTTTTATTGCTTAGCGGGTGTCAGATCGACCGCCGCTGAGGAATTGGCCGATACGTTCGGTTACAAGAAGAGAGGTAACTACGTTGGTTCGTACGAGGACTGGGCGGCTAAGGAAAACGCCAAATCTACTTAG